In a single window of the Tribolium castaneum strain GA2 chromosome 8, icTriCast1.1, whole genome shotgun sequence genome:
- the sno gene encoding protein strawberry notch isoform X3 encodes MDEELDNMSGSDFDDDEDPDKIEVPGGGKDLAAAASIQENRESKLKLEDMLKNEAKPPPMSMGGNSKMGANMAMPPYEMMRNQMEMAALGMNSPYMQNPFLQNLSALLYSNQAGAPPWGAQLSNKAVASMWNSGAKPMHHQEEEEVDDEELGVAETYSDYMPSKLKLGKKHPDPVVETASLSSVAPADVWYKLSIPDDTIRSGALSALQLESITYTSQAHEHILPDGSRAGFLIGDGAGVGKGRTIAGVIFENYLKGRKRAIWVSVSNDLKYDAERDLRDIGAGRIEVHPLNKFKYAKISSAVNGNIKKGVIFSTYSALIGESNSAGGKYKSRLKQLLQWCGQDFDGLIIFDECHRAKNLCPVGSSKPTKTGLTVLELQNKLPKARVVYASATGASEPRNMAYMVRLGMWGPGTPFKEFADFISAVEKRGVGAMEIVAMDMKLRGMYIARQLSFHGVAFKIEEVPLSKDFEKTYDASVKLWVEAMQKFHEAAELVDAENRMRKTMWGQFWSAHQRFFKYLCIAAKVPHAVAVAHEAIKCGKCVVIGLQSTGEARTLEQLERDDGELTDFVSTAKGVFQTLVEKHFPAPDRNRIQRLLGLDPPISGSKKATNGNDEGSSSGKRKMRQAAVRAVKRNKWSTSDSDNDSTKSSDSEYHMSNVESEVSEEHSDSNASSDFNPFNSDSDSDNDPWSRNKKKGKKQKKSPKKRPSTQDKLSMLLTQKTNKAKVNGGMSNDTKPAAPPMDAIERACQMKEEILYKIERLGERLPPNTLDQLIDELGGPENVAEMTGRKGRVVQTEDGGIQYESRSEVDVPLETLNLTEKQRFMDGEKDVAIISEAASSGISLQSDRRVKNQRRRVHITLELPWSADRAIQQFGRTHRSNQVNAPEYIFLISDLAGERRFASIVAKRLESLGALTHGDRRATETRDLSQFNIDNKYGRAALESTMKAIMGYENPIVPPPRDYKGDFFKDVAAALVGVGLIVNSENMPGVLSLDKDYNNMSKFLNRILGMPVELQNRLFRYFTDTLEAIITQAKRSGRFDLGILDLGAGGEMVKRVRTVTFLRKHATGTAPTELHTVHVERGMSWPEALEKLSELTGEDEGFYLSHQIRNGKHTAILAVAVSKKSKNESKKEQMFSVYRPNTGLQFRQESLAELEKKYKKVESADAEEAWTQQYDSSVNTCSHAYWRGNCRNVNMGHDCEVGLRRRTYNVVAGSVLSVWSRVEGVLASKNGTHNNKMQVIRLRTKDDLKVVGTLIPKNCVDALIEALSADAEKTEEVTFD; translated from the exons ATGGATGAGGAGCTGGATAACATGTCCGGGAGCGACTTTGACGATGACGAGGACCCCGACAAGATCGAAGTGCCTG GCGGGGGCAAAGACCTGGCGGCGGCCGCCTCGATCCAGGAGAACCGCGAGTCGAAGCTGAAGCTCGAAGACATGTTGAAGAACGAGGCAAAGCCGCCCCCGATGAGCATGGGGGGCAACAGCAAAATGGGGGCCAACATGGCGATGCCGCCGTACGAGATGATGCGCAATCAGA TGGAGATGGCAGCACTTGGAATGAACAGCCCCTACATGCAGAACCCTTTTCTGCAGAATTTGTCCGCTCTGTTGTATTCCAATCAAGCGGGGGCGCCGCCCTGGGGGGCACAGTTGAGCAATAAAGCCGTCGCCTCGATGTGGAACTCGGGGGCGAAGCCCATGCACCACCAGGAGGAGGAAGAG GTTGACGATGAGGAGCTGGGTGTCGCCGAGACCTACTCTGATTACATGCCGTCGAAGCTCAAGCTGGGCAAAAAGCACCCAGATCCGGTGGTCGAAACGGCCTCCTTGTCTTCGGTGGCTCCGGCCGATGTCTGGTATAAACTCTCAATTCCTGACGACACGATTCGTTCAGGTGCCCTTTCCGCTCTTCAACTTGAAAGTATCACTTACACATCACAAGCTCACGAACACATACTTCCCGACGGTTCACGGGCCGGTTTCCTGATCGGAGACGGCGCTGGTGTCGGCAAAGGCCGGACAATTGCCGGcgttattttcgaaaattatttaaaaggcCGCAAACGCGCAATTTGGGTCTCAGTCTCCAATGATCTCAAATACGATGCTGAACGTGATTTGAGAGATATCGGAGCGGGACGTATTGAAGTCCACCCTTTgaataaattcaaatatgcGAAAATCTCATCGGCCGTTAAcggaaacataaaaaaaggCGTGATTTTTAGTACTTATTCGGCCCTGATTGGTGAAAGTAATTCAGCTGGGGGTAAATACAAGTCACGGTTGAAGCAATTGTTACAATGGTGTGGCCAAGATTTCGACGGTTTGATTATTTTCGATGAGTGTCATCGAGCGAAAAATTTATGCCCCGTGGGTTCGTCCAAACCGACAAAGACTGGACTTACTGTTCTAGAATTGCAAAATAAACTACCCAAAGCACGTGTTGTTTACGCCTCGGCTACGGGGGCTTCCGAGCCCCGCAACATGGCGTACATGGTGCGTTTGGGCATGTGGGGCCCCGGGACCCCCTTTAAAGAGTTCGCCGATTTTATTTCCGCCGTTGAGAAGCGAGGGGTCGGTGCTATGGAAATCGTAGCCATGGATATGAAACTAAGAG GCATGTACATTGCGCGCCAGTTGAGTTTCCACGGCGTCGCGTTCAAAATCGAAGAAGTGCCATTGTCGAAAGACTTCGAAAAAACGTACGACGCTAGCGTGAAACTATGGGTGGAGGCGATGCAAAAGTTTCACGAGGCCGCCGAATTGGTCGATGCCGAAAACCGAATGCGGAAAACAATGTGGGGGCAATTCTGGTCGGCACATCagcgttttttcaaataccTTTGTATTGCGGCAAAGGTGCCACATGCCGTTGCCGTTGCTCACGAGGCGATAAAATGTGGGAAATGTGTCGTTATTGGCTTACAAAGTACGGGCGAAGCCCGTACTTTGGAACAGTTGGAACGAGACGATGGTGAATTGACCGATTTTGTCTCAACTGCGAAAGGCGTTTTCCAAACTTTGGTCGAGAAACACTTCCCGGCACCTGACCGGAACCGAATCCAGCGCTTGTTGGGCCTGGATCCGCCCATTTCCGGGTCGAAAAAGGCAACGAATGGGAATGACGAAGGGAGCTCGTCCGGGAAacgtaaaa tgCGTCAAGCTGCCGTTAGGGCCGTTAAACGTAATAAATGGTCGACGTCGGATAGCGATAACGATTCGACGAAAAGTTCCGACTCTGAGTATCACATGTCGAATGTTGAGAGTGAGGTTTCAGAAGAACATTCCGATTCTAACGCCAGCAGTGATTTTAACCCGTTTAATTCCGACAGTGACTCTGATAACGATCCATGGAGTCGCAACAAAAAGAagggaaaaaaacaaaagaaatcgCCGAAAAAAAGGCCCTCCACGCAGGACAAGTTGTCCATGTTGCTGACGCAAAAGACGAATAAAG CCAAAGTGAACGGCGGCATGTCCAACGACACCAAACCGGCAGCGCCCCCTATGGACGCCATCGAGCGTGCGTGTCAAATGAAAGAGGAAATTCTGTACAAAATCGAACGACTCGGCGAACGTTTGCCCCCCAACACCCTCGACCAACTAATCGACGAACTGGGGGGCCCTGAAAACGTGGCCGAAATGACCGGTCGTAAGGGCCGTGTCGTACAAACCGAAGACGGTGGCATACAGTACGAAAGTCGCTCTGAAGTTGACGTCCCCCTTGAAACACTCAACCTGACTGAAAAACAGCGTTTCATGGACGGCGAAAAAGACGTTGCTATTATATCAGAGGCGGCGTCGAGTGGCATTTCGCTACAGAGCGACCGGCGGGTGAAAAACCAACGACGGAGAGTGCATATCACGTTGGAGTTGCCATGGTCAGCTGACAGGGCCATCCAACAATTCGGGCGAACGCATCGTAGTAACCAAGTCAATGCACCTGAGTATATTTTCCTGATTTCTGACCTGGCCGGTGAACGGAGGTTTGCCAGTATCGTGGCCAAGCGATTGGAGAGTCTAGGGGCGCTAACACACGGCGACCGACGCGCGACGGAAACGCGCGATTTGAGCCAATTTAACATTGATAATAAGTACGGACGGGCGGCTCTTGAATCGACCATGAAGGCAATCATGGGGTACGAGAACCCGATCGTGCCGCCGCCACGTGACTACAAGGGCGATTTCTTCAAGGACGTGGCGGCGGCGCTTGTGGGGGTGGGTCTGATCGTAAACAGTGAGAATATGCCGGGGGTTTTAAGCCTCGACAAGGATTACAATAACATGTCCAAGTTCCTCAATCGAATCCTCGGAATGCCGGTCGAGTTGCAAAACCGACTGTTCCGCTACTTTACCGACACTCTGGAGGCGATTATCACGCAGGCGAAGCGTTCGGGTCGCTTCGACTTGGGGATCCTTGACCTGGGGGCCGGGGGCGAGATGGTGAAGCGTGTCCGTACTGTCACATTCCTCCGGAAGCACGCCACCGGCACCGCCCCCACGGAGCTGCACACCGTGCACGTGGAGCGCGGCATGTCCTGGCCGGAGGCTTTGGAGAAGCTCTCCGAACTGACCGGTGAAGACGAGGGTTTCTACTTGTCGCATCAGATACGTAACGGGAAACACACGGCTATTTTGGCCGTGGCCGTGTCGAAGAAATCGAAGAATGAGTCGAAGAAAGAGCAGATGTTTTCGGTTTATCGGCCGAACACCGGGCTGCAGTTCCGGCAAGAGAGTTTGGCCGAGCTGGAGAAGAAGTACAAGAAGGTCGAGTCGGCCGATGCCGAAGAGGCATGGACGCAGCAATACGACAGTTCGGTGAACACGTGCTCGCATGCCTATTGGAGAGGGAACTGCAGGAATGTCAATATGGGGCATGACTGCGAGGTCGGGCTGAGGAGGAGGACCTACAATGTGGTCGCTGGGTCGGTGCTGTCCGTGTGGAGTCGCGTGGAAGGCGTGCTGGCGAGCAAGAATGGGACGCATAATAATAAGATGCAAGTGATTCGGTTGCGGACGAAGGATGATTTGAAGGTTGTTG gtaCGTTAATACCAAAGAATTGCGTGGATGCACTGATCGAAGCGCTTTCGGCGGACGCGGAAAAGACCGAAGAAGTGACGTTCGATTAG